One genomic segment of Paenibacillus sp. FSL H8-0332 includes these proteins:
- a CDS encoding S-layer homology domain-containing protein → MIGRKLVTVGLSLGLLLGSAGHMSAAADYEGHWAQKQMSRWLEQGWLKGFADGSVRPDQAITRAEFIALINQLAGLTAESKVKADFSDLPKTSWAYEEISKALEVGIIKGYGGTIRPGDPVMRQEAAIMVSRMMYFETGSTEVLSMLSDKDQIAGWSQADVAAMINAGGMKGYPDGRFAPEQAMTRAEAVALLDYYNVTSGGLQSVTISRSEGLGSFEPGAIKYYNNVTVSGYDVLLQNLKIFGDLVLEEGIGNGEVNLDSVEVLGKVIIQGSGDPSVQLKNTTMNQVIVQKNSGTARLVTEGTTWVKALSVQSGVNLEEGEGTGEGFTDIDLPSGLAAGIAVTLNGNFVDVNIEGQGPVLHLQKGSIRTLKTAASASGVKIELDEGTTVTQAILNMSTKVTGAGKVQDAIVKEDE, encoded by the coding sequence ATGATAGGAAGAAAATTAGTAACGGTCGGGCTGAGTCTGGGCTTGCTGCTGGGTTCAGCCGGGCATATGTCTGCGGCAGCCGATTATGAAGGACACTGGGCGCAGAAGCAGATGAGCCGCTGGCTGGAACAGGGATGGCTGAAGGGATTCGCGGACGGGTCAGTCCGGCCGGATCAGGCGATCACTAGAGCGGAATTTATCGCGTTAATCAACCAGTTGGCCGGGCTGACGGCTGAGAGCAAGGTGAAGGCTGATTTCAGCGATCTGCCTAAGACGAGCTGGGCATACGAAGAAATCTCGAAAGCGCTGGAAGTGGGCATCATCAAGGGTTACGGAGGCACGATTCGTCCGGGCGATCCCGTTATGCGCCAGGAGGCGGCGATTATGGTGAGCAGAATGATGTATTTTGAGACGGGAAGCACGGAGGTATTATCCATGCTCAGCGATAAGGATCAGATTGCAGGCTGGAGCCAAGCCGATGTCGCTGCAATGATCAATGCCGGAGGAATGAAGGGGTACCCGGACGGGCGGTTTGCTCCAGAACAGGCGATGACCCGGGCCGAAGCGGTTGCACTGCTGGATTACTACAATGTCACAAGCGGCGGCTTGCAGAGTGTAACTATAAGCCGTTCTGAGGGGCTTGGAAGCTTTGAACCAGGAGCCATCAAATACTATAACAATGTCACTGTATCCGGCTATGATGTGCTGCTGCAGAATCTGAAAATTTTTGGAGACCTGGTCCTGGAGGAAGGGATCGGCAACGGAGAGGTGAACTTGGACAGTGTTGAAGTACTAGGCAAGGTCATCATACAGGGCAGCGGAGATCCCTCAGTGCAGCTCAAGAACACAACCATGAACCAAGTGATTGTGCAGAAGAATAGTGGAACTGCCCGCCTGGTCACCGAAGGTACAACCTGGGTGAAGGCATTGTCGGTACAGTCCGGTGTAAATCTGGAAGAGGGGGAGGGTACCGGAGAAGGGTTCACAGATATTGATCTGCCATCCGGTCTTGCGGCCGGGATCGCAGTAACGCTTAACGGTAATTTCGTAGACGTGAATATTGAAGGCCAAGGACCAGTCCTCCACCTGCAAAAAGGCTCCATACGCACGCTTAAGACTGCTGCCTCTGCATCAGGGGTTAAGATAGAGCTGGATGAAGGGACAACGGTGACGCAGGCGATTCTGAATATGTCAACGAAGGTTACGGGTGCGGGTAAGGTTCAGGATGCAATTGTGAAGGAAGATGAATAG